The Bernardetia litoralis DSM 6794 genome includes a window with the following:
- a CDS encoding dihydroorotase, whose translation MKKSILILNAKLINEGKIEEKDIFIENGRFSRIENDLSNLKADTIIDAKGQYAMAGVIDDQVHFREPGLTNKAQIYTEAKAAVAGGTTSFMEMPNTKPQALTQKLLADKYEIGAKDSIANYSFFMGVSNENLEEVLKTDKNNVCGLKIFMGSSTGDMLVDNRQVLETIFSQTDMLIATHCEDEETVRENSRLAKEKYGDDVPMSLHPEIRNVEACYKSSSLAVELAKKYNTRLHILHISTAKELDLFTNKIPLAEKRITAEVCVHHLWFDATDYEKLGSQVKCNPAVKEASNKEGLWKGLLDDRLDIIATDHAPHTWEEKQGNYWNAPSGVPLVQHSLLMLLEAYKQNKISLEKIAEKMAHAPAVCFQVKERGFVREGYFADLVLFDLEKTTTVTKENLEYKCKWSPFEGTTFDSEITHTIVSGHLAYQNGKFDESEKGMRLSFDRE comes from the coding sequence ATGAAAAAATCCATCTTAATACTAAACGCAAAACTCATCAACGAAGGTAAAATCGAAGAAAAAGATATTTTTATAGAAAATGGAAGATTTAGCCGTATCGAAAATGATTTATCCAATCTAAAAGCTGATACAATCATTGATGCAAAAGGGCAGTATGCCATGGCAGGAGTTATCGATGACCAAGTGCATTTCAGAGAACCAGGGCTTACAAATAAAGCACAAATTTATACGGAAGCAAAAGCAGCTGTTGCAGGTGGAACAACTTCTTTTATGGAAATGCCAAATACAAAACCTCAAGCTCTAACACAAAAATTATTAGCAGATAAATATGAAATTGGTGCAAAGGATTCTATTGCTAATTATTCGTTTTTTATGGGCGTTTCGAATGAGAATTTGGAAGAAGTTTTGAAGACAGATAAGAATAACGTGTGTGGTCTTAAAATATTTATGGGTTCTTCTACTGGCGATATGCTTGTGGACAACAGACAAGTTTTGGAAACTATTTTTAGCCAAACCGATATGCTGATTGCTACGCATTGTGAAGATGAGGAAACAGTTAGAGAAAATTCTAGGCTGGCAAAAGAAAAATATGGCGATGATGTTCCGATGAGTTTGCATCCAGAAATTAGAAATGTAGAAGCCTGTTATAAGTCATCTAGTTTGGCAGTAGAATTAGCAAAAAAATACAATACTCGTTTGCATATTTTGCACATTTCGACAGCAAAAGAACTTGATTTGTTTACAAATAAAATTCCTTTGGCTGAAAAAAGAATTACAGCAGAAGTTTGTGTTCATCATCTTTGGTTTGATGCTACGGATTATGAAAAACTGGGTTCTCAAGTAAAATGTAATCCTGCTGTCAAAGAAGCCTCCAATAAAGAAGGGCTTTGGAAAGGACTTTTAGATGACCGTTTGGACATTATTGCGACTGACCACGCCCCACACACATGGGAAGAAAAACAAGGCAATTATTGGAATGCGCCTTCTGGTGTGCCTTTGGTTCAACATTCTCTTTTGATGCTTTTGGAAGCCTACAAACAAAATAAAATTTCATTAGAAAAAATAGCTGAAAAAATGGCTCATGCGCCTGCAGTTTGTTTTCAAGTAAAAGAAAGAGGTTTTGTAAGAGAAGGTTATTTTGCTGATTTAGTTCTTTTTGATTTGGAAAAAACAACAACTGTAACCAAAGAAAATTTAGAATATAAATGTAAATGGTCACCTTTTGAAGGAACTACTTTTGATTCTGAAATTACACATACAATTGTTTCTGGACACTTGGCATATCAAAATGGAAAATTTGATGAGAGTGAAAAAGGAATGCGTTTGAGTTTTGATAGAGAATAG
- a CDS encoding DNA cytosine methyltransferase — protein MKIVSFFAGAGGLDLGFKKAGFDIIWANEYDKEIWETYQKNHSQTILDKRSIVDIATNEVPDCDGIIGGPPCQSWSEAGKARGIKDKRGQLFYDFIRILEEKQPKFFLAENVSGMLISKHNQALEGIKELFRNAGLGYELSFKMLNASDYNVPQDRKRVFFIGIRKDLNFKYEFPNEKFEKVTLETAISDLQDSILPALELNNTNGNNCKVPNHEYMIGGFSTMFMSRNRVRKWDEQSFTIQAGGRHAPIHPQAPKMKLVEKDVRIFVPKYEHLYRRLSVRECARIQTFPDDFIFYYKKVAAGYKMIGNAVPVNLAYFLAKSIKEQILSNQKKNFIQQEKLTA, from the coding sequence ATGAAAATAGTGTCATTTTTTGCAGGGGCAGGTGGTTTGGATTTGGGGTTTAAAAAGGCTGGTTTTGATATAATTTGGGCAAATGAATATGATAAAGAAATTTGGGAAACCTATCAAAAAAATCATTCTCAAACTATTCTTGATAAAAGAAGTATTGTTGATATTGCTACAAATGAAGTTCCTGATTGTGATGGAATTATTGGAGGACCTCCTTGTCAGAGCTGGAGCGAAGCAGGAAAAGCAAGAGGAATAAAAGATAAAAGAGGACAATTATTCTATGATTTTATCCGAATATTAGAAGAAAAACAACCCAAATTTTTCTTAGCCGAAAATGTAAGTGGAATGCTTATTTCAAAACATAATCAAGCCTTAGAAGGAATAAAAGAACTTTTTAGAAATGCAGGTTTGGGATATGAATTATCTTTTAAAATGCTGAATGCTTCTGATTATAATGTTCCTCAAGATAGAAAACGAGTTTTTTTTATTGGAATAAGAAAAGACTTAAATTTTAAATATGAGTTTCCAAATGAAAAATTTGAAAAAGTAACTTTAGAAACAGCTATTTCAGATTTACAGGACAGTATTTTACCAGCCTTAGAACTCAATAACACAAATGGCAATAATTGTAAAGTTCCAAATCATGAATATATGATAGGAGGTTTTTCTACAATGTTTATGTCAAGAAACCGAGTGAGAAAATGGGATGAACAATCTTTTACCATTCAAGCAGGAGGAAGACACGCACCTATTCATCCACAAGCTCCAAAAATGAAATTAGTAGAAAAAGATGTTCGTATTTTTGTTCCTAAATACGAGCATTTATACAGAAGATTAAGCGTGAGAGAATGTGCAAGGATTCAGACTTTTCCAGATGATTTTATTTTTTATTACAAAAAAGTAGCAGCAGGTTATAAAATGATTGGAAATGCTGTTCCTGTTAATTTGGCTTATTTTTTAGCAAAAAGTATAAAAGAACAGATTTTAAGCAATCAGAAAAAGAATTTCATTCAACAAGAAAAACTAACAGCATGA
- a CDS encoding NgoPII family restriction endonuclease, giving the protein MTNILEAIYAIIQNPIFEIKSFYTGRNRANSVGDALENYIKDAFANSFHINDEKERMKLFNENFSWLGSQNNPPDIMIKGGDAIEVKKTQTANTNLALNSSYPKSNINSSSPMITQSCKNCEEWTEKDLIYCVGHTTDTTLKSLWMVYGNIYAAGHETYERIKNTISEGIDTIPNVEFAETKELGRVNKVDALGITNLRIRGMWQIQNPRKVFSYLHIPTEKKFELICIIPTSNYNSFDKSSKNKIESINKVGFTIQDEKVKDPNNLAKLIDCKLIKYII; this is encoded by the coding sequence ATGACAAATATTTTAGAAGCTATTTATGCAATTATTCAAAATCCTATTTTTGAAATCAAATCATTTTATACTGGTAGAAACAGGGCAAATAGTGTAGGAGATGCCTTAGAAAATTATATCAAAGACGCTTTTGCAAACTCATTTCACATAAATGATGAAAAAGAACGAATGAAATTATTTAATGAAAATTTTTCATGGCTTGGCAGTCAGAATAATCCTCCTGATATTATGATAAAAGGAGGCGATGCTATTGAAGTTAAGAAAACACAAACTGCAAATACTAATTTGGCTTTAAATAGTTCTTATCCAAAATCAAATATTAATTCTTCTAGTCCAATGATTACACAAAGTTGTAAAAACTGTGAAGAGTGGACTGAAAAAGACTTGATATATTGTGTTGGACATACAACAGATACTACTTTAAAATCCCTTTGGATGGTTTATGGGAATATTTATGCAGCAGGTCATGAAACTTATGAAAGAATAAAAAATACTATTTCAGAAGGAATAGACACAATCCCAAATGTGGAATTTGCCGAAACAAAAGAATTAGGAAGAGTAAATAAAGTTGATGCTTTAGGAATTACAAATTTAAGAATAAGAGGAATGTGGCAAATTCAAAACCCTAGAAAAGTTTTTAGTTATTTACATATTCCAACAGAAAAAAAATTTGAATTGATTTGTATCATTCCAACAAGCAACTATAATTCTTTTGATAAATCTAGTAAAAATAAAATTGAATCAATCAATAAAGTGGGATTTACTATTCAAGACGAAAAGGTAAAAGACCCAAATAATCTCGCAAAACTAATTGATTGTAAATTGATAAAGTATATAATTTAA
- a CDS encoding heavy metal translocating P-type ATPase, giving the protein MDTLVKENKSKTINKKAQKVACYHCGDDCPSNPIEFDDHDFCCTGCQTVYDILTKNGLDNYYNLEKAGISPILENPEQFAYLDNEELMRQLVDFTDGNFTRITFKLPQIHCASCVWLLEKLPHLFEGVQGSKVNYLRREANVSFYSGKISLRTLVENLTKLGYSPDLKLESKNKKKTDNLPPNFLLRLGVAGFCFGNLMLLSFPEYLGLPIAEDDFPRFFGYLNILLSLPVLLFSGANYFKDAFYAIKHKTLNFDIPIALGILALFSRSIFEIISQTGAGYLDSLAALIFLLLVGQWFQRRTFDSISFERDYQSYFPLAALLEINEANNLEDSNITTKKSTKSISLSDLQINDIVIVKNGQLIPADGELLEGKAQVDYSFVSGESEPVACKVGERLYAGGRQWGEPLRIKLLKTVSQSYLMQLWNSDTFDKDNSKLLKNLTQCWGRNFTVFVLLVAFGSASYWLYFEGWQVAVNVFTSVLIVACPCALALNAPFAFGNARQILAKHLFFLKNTDSIEMLASEKAHLIFDKTGTLTTSTPSAIWKTINEENDSKNNDLDSNLTIEDKQALAALSSYSLHPISKAIYAAVSEFGESIIYDFDEKIGAGTKAKIQNSKNEIGYDVWKIGNSNFITKNNLTFKNLELDKNNEKSLVFVSKNDELKGYFELSNPLRKNTLNLLEKFKKENFELSLLSGDTEREKMRFMDIFGEKNIHFNQKPIDKLEFLKNLKANKTEENQSIFMIGDGLNDAGALKQSDFGIAISENQEEFSPACDAILRAEALPKLDKFMRYARQTIWVVRFGLLISLCYNLVGLSFAVSGTLSPIVAAILMPLSSITVVGMGVFLTWVLGRNL; this is encoded by the coding sequence ATGGATACTTTAGTAAAAGAAAATAAAAGCAAAACTATAAATAAAAAAGCTCAAAAAGTAGCTTGTTATCATTGTGGCGATGATTGTCCATCAAATCCAATTGAATTTGACGACCATGATTTTTGTTGTACAGGTTGCCAAACAGTTTATGATATTCTTACAAAAAATGGCTTAGATAATTATTACAATCTTGAAAAAGCAGGAATTTCGCCTATTTTAGAAAATCCTGAACAGTTTGCCTATTTGGATAATGAAGAATTGATGCGCCAACTTGTCGATTTTACAGATGGAAATTTCACACGCATTACTTTCAAATTGCCTCAAATTCATTGTGCTTCTTGTGTTTGGTTGCTTGAAAAATTGCCTCATTTATTCGAAGGTGTACAAGGTTCGAAAGTCAATTATTTGCGTAGAGAAGCGAATGTTAGTTTTTATAGTGGTAAAATTTCGCTGCGTACTTTAGTTGAAAATCTCACAAAGTTAGGCTATTCGCCAGATTTAAAATTAGAATCTAAAAACAAGAAAAAAACAGATAATTTGCCACCTAATTTTTTGCTTCGTTTGGGAGTTGCAGGTTTTTGTTTTGGAAATTTGATGCTGCTTAGTTTTCCCGAATATTTGGGTTTGCCAATTGCAGAAGATGACTTTCCTCGTTTTTTTGGTTATTTGAATATTTTACTGTCACTTCCTGTTTTGCTTTTTAGTGGTGCAAATTATTTCAAAGATGCTTTTTATGCCATCAAACACAAAACTCTCAATTTTGACATTCCGATTGCACTAGGAATTTTGGCTCTTTTTAGTAGAAGTATTTTTGAAATTATTAGTCAAACTGGAGCTGGTTATTTAGATTCTTTGGCTGCCTTGATTTTTCTTCTTCTGGTCGGACAATGGTTTCAACGTCGTACTTTTGATAGTATTTCTTTTGAAAGAGATTATCAATCTTATTTTCCGTTGGCTGCTCTTTTGGAAATAAATGAAGCAAATAATTTAGAAGATAGCAACATTACAACTAAAAAAAGTACAAAATCAATTTCTTTATCAGATTTACAAATAAATGATATTGTAATTGTAAAAAATGGGCAACTTATTCCTGCCGATGGCGAGCTTTTAGAAGGAAAAGCACAAGTTGATTATAGTTTTGTAAGTGGCGAATCTGAACCCGTTGCCTGTAAAGTAGGTGAGCGTTTATATGCTGGAGGAAGACAGTGGGGCGAGCCTTTGCGCATAAAATTACTCAAAACAGTTTCTCAAAGTTATTTGATGCAGCTTTGGAATAGTGATACTTTTGATAAAGATAATTCAAAATTACTCAAAAATCTAACACAGTGTTGGGGCAGAAATTTTACAGTTTTTGTTTTGTTGGTCGCTTTTGGAAGTGCTTCTTATTGGCTTTATTTTGAAGGTTGGCAAGTTGCTGTGAATGTTTTTACATCTGTTCTAATTGTTGCTTGTCCGTGTGCATTGGCTTTAAATGCACCTTTTGCTTTTGGAAATGCTAGACAAATTTTAGCAAAACATTTATTTTTCTTAAAAAACACAGATTCTATTGAAATGTTGGCTTCTGAAAAAGCACATCTTATCTTTGATAAAACAGGAACTTTAACTACTTCTACACCAAGCGCAATTTGGAAAACTATAAATGAAGAAAATGACTCAAAAAATAATGATTTAGATTCTAATTTGACCATTGAAGACAAACAAGCGTTAGCAGCATTATCTTCTTATTCTTTGCATCCAATTAGTAAGGCAATTTATGCAGCTGTTTCAGAATTTGGAGAAAGTATAATTTATGATTTTGATGAAAAAATAGGAGCAGGAACAAAAGCTAAAATTCAAAATTCAAAAAATGAAATAGGTTATGATGTATGGAAAATAGGAAATTCTAATTTTATAACAAAAAATAATCTTACATTTAAAAATTTAGAATTAGATAAGAATAATGAAAAATCTTTGGTATTTGTAAGTAAAAATGATGAACTCAAGGGCTATTTTGAATTATCTAATCCACTACGAAAAAATACTTTGAATCTCTTAGAAAAATTTAAAAAAGAGAATTTTGAACTTTCATTACTTTCTGGAGATACAGAGCGTGAAAAAATGCGTTTTATGGATATTTTTGGAGAAAAGAATATTCATTTCAATCAAAAACCAATAGACAAATTAGAATTTTTAAAGAATTTAAAAGCTAATAAAACAGAAGAAAATCAATCTATTTTTATGATTGGCGATGGATTAAATGATGCTGGCGCACTAAAACAATCTGATTTTGGAATTGCAATTAGTGAGAATCAAGAAGAGTTTTCTCCTGCTTGTGATGCCATTTTAAGAGCTGAAGCTTTGCCCAAACTTGACAAATTTATGCGCTATGCTCGCCAAACAATTTGGGTTGTTCGTTTTGGTCTTCTGATTTCACTTTGTTATAATTTGGTCGGTCTTAGTTTTGCAGTTAGTGGTACTCTTTCGCCTATTGTTGCAGCTATTTTGATGCCTTTGTCTTCAATTACAGTTGTGGGAATGGGCGTGTTTTTGACTTGGGTTTTGGGTAGAAATTTGTGA